CCGTGGCTTTTCACATCACTATCCCGCTCATTTAGCCCGCctgaaagtaaaaaaaagagCCCACGTTCGTCATTCATACGAAAGTCACAGCCGCGGCAACATTATTGCTGTTAAACTCAAGAGAACATAATCagtatttaaacaataaaccACAGTCAACATGTTCGAGGCACGCCTGGGTCAAGCAACCATCCTAAAGAAGATCTTAGATGCCATCAAGGATCTGCTCAATGAGGCAACCTTCGATTGCAGCGACTCCGGAATTCAGGTACAAATGCACAAAAGAAGATCGTCATGGATATCCTAACACCTTGTTCATCCCACAGCTGCAGGCCATGGACAACTCCCATGTGTCCCTCGTCTCGCTGACCCTGCGTTCCGATGGCTTCGACAAGTTCCGCTGCGACCGCAATCTCTCCATGGGCATGAATCTGGGCAGCATGGCCAAGATTCTTAAGTGCGCCAACAACGAGGACAACGTGACGATGAAGGCGCAGGATAACGCCGACACCGTCACCATCATGTTCGAGTCGGCCAACCAGGAGAAGGTCTCCGACTACGAGATGAAGCTGATGAACCTCGACCAGGAGCACCTGGGCATCCCAGAGACAGACTTCTCGTGCGTGGTCCGCATGCCCGCCATGGAGTTCGCACGCATCTGCCGCGATCTGGCGCAGTTCAGCGAATCCGTTGTGATCTGCTGCACCAAGGAGGGCGTCAAGTTCTCGGCCAGCGGCGATGTGGGCACCGCCAACATTAAGCTAGCCCAAACCGGCTCTGTcgacaaggaggaggaggcggtgaTCATCGAGATGCAAGAGCCTGTGACGCTGACGTTTGCCTGTCGTTACCTGAACGCCTTCACAAAGGCGACGCCATTGTCCACCCAGGTGCAGCTGTCGATGTGCGCTGATGTCCCGCTGGTAGTCGAGTATGCGATCAAAGATCTGGGTCACATTCGCTACTACCTGGCACCCAAGATCGAGGACAACGAGACATAAGTCAGCTGTGTTTCTCACGTTTATGTTCCCGCATCGTCACCACTCATCCTCCCACGTACAATTCATTCCTAACTTTTAAGTAACTCCGCATTTTTTGATCAATAAAAGCTATATTGTGTAATGTTAACTGGTTAAGTTGAACAATTCATTTTACGGGTAATAACCATTTATTCGCATTCCATATATAACACTGGGTATCGTAATCGCTTAAGGAGAGAGATtgcaaacatatatatgtataaagaGTAATGGTATATCAAACACCTTGTGTACCAAAGATATACATTAAGATGTGGCGTGGGATAGACAAAAAAACTTGGCATATCTCCAACATTGAAGTTCGTTAGCCTCCGCAGCTGCAAAAAATCTGGACAGACTATTGGGGAGTTTGAAATCAAGGGTAATGGGTGATTATTCTATTCACTGTATATAAGTACTCGATCCGTATGAGGCACATAGTCGGGAGTTTTGCAACAAAGAGCTCGAAGCGAGTGTGTGCCTGCATTCAAGAGCATAATTcgtaaatacatttaataaataatgcgTGTTTACACGCTTCCAATACTTGCATACTTGGCTTGCTTATGCTTGCTTATAAGAGCTAAATATCCTATACTTAGTTTGTGAGTATATAAAACATAGAAAGCTGTGTCATATAAAAGTGTATAAAAAAACCTTTGAgattacatataataaaaagcaagaaaaGTGCGTATAACAATgaacaatttaaattgttcCTGCGCATAACAAAATTCGATTTACACGCCTATGTGAGAGGAGAAAACCAATGGGGATATATGCAGGTGACAATATTTTACAGTGATGGTGAAACCCCATTGCCACTTACAATCAATCCGCCATCGGTTACTATTGTTCATTGTCGGGGGTTTAGTTCTCCAGTCCAATAGGCATGTAGACCGATGGAAATTCATCCTATGAAGCGGCTAAACTCGCACTGGGACTGGAGGACTCCTCGTCGTCCATCGAGTTGCCTTTGTCAATGTTTTTGAGCTTCGAATCTGTTTGAAGCAACGTCTGTAGAGATTTGATGCACTTCTTAGATCCCTCCATGGCTTCGTTGGATAGCTAAACGATAAAACAATGTTATTAGATTTCTGAAACTTCTGCAGTTAGCGGCTTTCCTACCATGGTGAAATTAAGGAATCCGTGCGGCAGCCCCTCAAGTATTTCCAAGTTTACTTGGCGACCAAGCCGTTTCAGTTTCTTGGCAAACATAACGCAGTCATCCAGACAGGGATCCATGTTAAGAGTCTGTGTCcgaaacaaatgaaattatttaatcgCAATTCATCATTGATCTTTGTAAACTTACAAGTATTTTGGTCTCCGGCAGTTGGGAAAGCCACTCATCGCTGGCCCAGTACGGCGACAAAAATGGATCCTTAGGCACATCGAATGCAAACTCCTCGCTGGGACTCCGTGCTATCAGTGCGTCCATGTTGCGCACATCCTGTTGACCCACCACGTTGCTGCCATGAATCTCATAGGACTGCGTGCAGCGAGTCAGCGTGTTGGTTATGTTGTTGACGGCTTCCTGCAGGCGACCCTGCAGCGTATCCATTGCAACGAGATCTCGACCGGTCTCCACCAGAATATCATCATCTGAACTGATCTTCGCATGCCCATTTGCCTGCGCTTGCCCTGCTTCGGGTGCCGTCTCTTCGGTTACCTCCACAGTGGCCGTGTCAATGAGATACTTGTCCAAAAAGTTGTCAATATAGGCTGCAGAGGCGGTATCCTTGGGTGGGTCGGCGGATATTTCGATGGGGTAGTGAACAATGGGCTGTGAGTCGTCCTCGAAGGAGACGCACGA
This sequence is a window from Drosophila teissieri strain GT53w chromosome 2R, Prin_Dtei_1.1, whole genome shotgun sequence. Protein-coding genes within it:
- the LOC122614927 gene encoding proliferating cell nuclear antigen — translated: MFEARLGQATILKKILDAIKDLLNEATFDCSDSGIQLQAMDNSHVSLVSLTLRSDGFDKFRCDRNLSMGMNLGSMAKILKCANNEDNVTMKAQDNADTVTIMFESANQEKVSDYEMKLMNLDQEHLGIPETDFSCVVRMPAMEFARICRDLAQFSESVVICCTKEGVKFSASGDVGTANIKLAQTGSVDKEEEAVIIEMQEPVTLTFACRYLNAFTKATPLSTQVQLSMCADVPLVVEYAIKDLGHIRYYLAPKIEDNET